A window from Pseudomonas alloputida encodes these proteins:
- a CDS encoding EscU/YscU/HrcU family type III secretion system export apparatus switch protein — protein sequence MNDTTPRQAIALNYDGHQAPTLTAKGDEDLAEAILALAREHEVPIYENAELVRLLARLELGEQIPEALYLTIAEIIAFAWHLRGKVPAGFDDPGPAERDITPPLPPLPGTGQ from the coding sequence ATGAACGATACGACACCACGCCAAGCCATAGCGCTGAATTACGACGGCCATCAGGCACCGACCCTCACCGCCAAGGGCGACGAGGACCTGGCCGAGGCCATCCTTGCGCTCGCCCGCGAACACGAAGTGCCGATCTACGAAAACGCCGAGCTGGTGCGGCTGCTGGCGCGGCTGGAGCTGGGCGAGCAAATACCCGAGGCGCTGTACCTGACCATTGCCGAGATCATCGCCTTCGCCTGGCACCTGCGCGGCAAGGTACCCGCCGGCTTCGATGATCCGGGCCCGGCAGAGCGCGATATCACCCCACCATTGCCCCCGCTGCCCGGCACTGGCCAGTAA